The following proteins are co-located in the Lacticaseibacillus paracasei subsp. paracasei genome:
- a CDS encoding aldolase/citrate lyase family protein, which produces MDKLRRTMMFVPGANPGMLRDAPIYGADAIMFDLEDAVSLKEKDTARMLVYSALKTFDYSSVETVVRVNALDAGGDQDIEAMVLGGINVVRLPKTETAQDIIDVDAVITAVEEKYGIQNGTTHMMAAIESAEGVLNAREIAQASSRMIGIALGAEDYLTSQHTHRSTDGAELSFARNYILHAAREAGIAAIDTVYTQVDNEEGLRHETALIKQLGFDGKSVINPRQIPVINGVFTPALAEVQKAREIVAGLKEAEAKGAGVVSVNGQMVDKPVVERAQYTIALAKASGMEVD; this is translated from the coding sequence ATGGATAAATTAAGAAGAACCATGATGTTTGTGCCTGGTGCCAATCCGGGCATGTTACGTGATGCTCCGATTTATGGTGCTGATGCGATCATGTTTGACCTTGAAGATGCTGTTTCTTTGAAGGAAAAAGACACGGCGCGAATGCTGGTTTATTCAGCCCTGAAGACCTTTGATTACAGTAGCGTGGAAACAGTTGTGCGGGTGAATGCGTTAGATGCAGGCGGGGATCAAGACATTGAAGCGATGGTTCTTGGCGGCATTAATGTGGTGCGCCTGCCAAAGACCGAAACTGCTCAAGACATTATTGATGTTGATGCTGTCATCACAGCAGTTGAAGAGAAGTACGGCATTCAAAATGGCACCACGCACATGATGGCTGCAATTGAGTCGGCTGAAGGGGTTTTGAATGCTCGCGAAATCGCACAAGCTTCATCACGTATGATTGGGATTGCGTTGGGTGCAGAAGATTATCTGACGAGTCAACATACCCACCGCTCGACGGATGGCGCTGAATTGTCTTTTGCCCGTAACTATATCCTGCATGCTGCGCGAGAAGCTGGCATCGCGGCGATTGATACGGTCTATACACAAGTGGACAACGAAGAAGGTTTGCGCCACGAAACCGCCTTAATCAAACAGCTTGGCTTTGATGGCAAGTCCGTCATCAATCCACGGCAAATTCCAGTCATTAATGGGGTTTTTACCCCTGCTTTGGCGGAAGTTCAAAAAGCACGTGAGATTGTTGCTGGCTTGAAAGAAGCCGAAGCTAAGGGCGCGGGGGTTGTTTCTGTGAACGGGCAGATGGTTGATAAGCCAGTTGTCGAACGGGCACAGTATACCATCGCGCTCGCAAAGGCATCAGGAATGGAGGTAGACTGA
- the citD gene encoding citrate lyase acyl carrier protein, protein MEIKHPATAGTLESSDIQITLSPATSGVAIQLQSSVEKQFGHQIRSVIEATLAKLGIENVAVDANDKGALDCTIKARTIAAVYRASDNKTFDWEEINAWIN, encoded by the coding sequence ATGGAAATTAAGCATCCTGCGACTGCTGGTACGCTGGAATCAAGTGATATTCAAATCACCTTGTCACCGGCTACCAGTGGGGTCGCCATTCAACTGCAAAGCAGTGTAGAAAAACAGTTTGGTCATCAAATTCGATCAGTCATTGAGGCCACCTTGGCCAAGTTAGGAATCGAAAATGTTGCCGTTGACGCGAATGACAAAGGCGCCTTGGATTGTACCATCAAGGCGCGGACGATCGCCGCTGTTTATCGTGCGTCTGACAATAAGACGTTTGACTGGGAGGAGATCAACGCATGGATAAATTAA
- the citC gene encoding [citrate (pro-3S)-lyase] ligase, with the protein MATLKRIWLALNPQEAAAWQALLTTAGLAADRQVDYTVGIFEGETLLATGSLSGNIIKEVAVTPATQHENLLAQVIQALLDRLDDDGVTHSFVYTKPTTVKFFLSLGFKQLAATDAVVLLERGYPNLTDYVSSLEKQRRPEKPAAAIVMNANPITRGHAYLIETAAKANPVVYVFVLSAERSLFAADERLTLVRKVAARWPNVVVLPTNDYMVSNTTFPSYFLKERADADVAAVQARLDAALFKQALAPVLGITRRYVGEEPLSPVTAIYNRELAATFGSEIELIVVPRLMIDGDVVSATRVRAAMAQQDWKTVQQLVYPEVYQEIKERSTHGN; encoded by the coding sequence ATGGCAACTTTAAAACGAATCTGGCTGGCATTGAATCCGCAAGAAGCAGCAGCATGGCAAGCCTTGCTGACGACTGCCGGGTTAGCTGCGGATCGTCAGGTTGACTATACAGTTGGTATTTTTGAAGGAGAAACGTTACTGGCAACTGGTTCGCTTTCCGGTAACATCATCAAGGAAGTGGCAGTTACACCGGCAACCCAGCATGAAAACTTGTTGGCACAGGTAATTCAGGCATTACTGGATCGGCTTGACGATGATGGTGTGACCCACAGCTTTGTCTATACCAAACCGACCACCGTTAAATTTTTCCTGTCATTGGGCTTCAAGCAACTGGCAGCAACCGATGCTGTTGTGTTACTTGAACGCGGTTATCCCAACTTGACCGATTATGTTTCTTCGTTAGAAAAGCAGCGGCGGCCAGAAAAACCAGCGGCAGCGATTGTCATGAATGCCAATCCGATCACGCGTGGCCATGCCTATCTGATTGAGACGGCGGCCAAAGCCAACCCAGTTGTTTATGTTTTCGTCCTGTCAGCGGAACGGTCTTTGTTCGCAGCTGATGAGCGGTTGACGCTAGTTAGAAAAGTTGCCGCTCGCTGGCCAAACGTCGTGGTGTTGCCAACCAATGACTATATGGTCTCAAATACTACTTTTCCGAGTTATTTTCTCAAAGAACGGGCAGATGCCGATGTGGCTGCTGTCCAAGCTCGGCTGGATGCTGCGCTTTTTAAACAAGCACTTGCACCCGTATTGGGGATTACTCGTCGCTATGTCGGCGAGGAACCGCTGTCGCCGGTAACGGCCATTTACAATCGGGAACTAGCGGCAACATTTGGTTCGGAGATTGAACTGATCGTCGTGCCGCGGCTCATGATTGACGGCGATGTTGTTAGTGCTACCCGTGTTCGCGCGGCAATGGCACAACAAGATTGGAAAACCGTGCAGCAATTAGTTTATCCAGAAGTTTATCAAGAAATAAAGGAGCGATCGACACATGGAAATTAA
- a CDS encoding OadG-related small transporter subunit, with the protein MKIDPVAVEQAGELMLIGMGGVFIVLFIIYIVAKLLLKFAPAKKAAK; encoded by the coding sequence ATGAAAATTGACCCAGTTGCCGTTGAACAAGCGGGTGAATTGATGCTGATCGGTATGGGCGGCGTCTTCATCGTTTTATTCATTATTTATATCGTGGCGAAGTTATTACTGAAATTTGCCCCAGCTAAAAAAGCGGCGAAGTAA
- a CDS encoding sodium ion-translocating decarboxylase subunit beta has product MEALIHGITTITLGQIAMMLIGALLMYLGIKKEYEPTLLVPMGLGAILVNFPGTGVLTQVVGGTKAEGVLDVLFKAGINTELFPLLIFIGIGAMIDFGPLLQNPFMLLFGAAAQFGIFATVFVAVFFGFNIKEAASIGIIGAADGPTSIFVSNQLAPNLLGAITVAAYSYMALVPIIQPMAIKAVTTKHERRIRMTYKAEGVSKTTKILFPIIITIIAGFIAPISLPLVGFLMFGNLLRECGVLDRLSNTAQNELVNIVSILLGLTISVKLQADQFLNIQTLMIIAFGLFAFIMDSVGGVLFAKLLNLFRKDKINPMIGAAGISAFPMSSRVIQKMATDEDPQNFVLMYAVGANVSGQIGSVIAGGLLLSFFGA; this is encoded by the coding sequence ATGGAAGCGCTCATTCACGGAATCACCACGATCACATTAGGTCAAATCGCCATGATGCTGATCGGCGCGCTCCTGATGTATCTGGGAATCAAAAAAGAATATGAACCAACCCTTTTAGTTCCCATGGGCTTGGGCGCCATTCTGGTCAACTTTCCAGGAACAGGCGTCTTGACCCAAGTTGTTGGCGGCACCAAAGCAGAAGGGGTGCTTGATGTTTTATTCAAAGCCGGTATCAATACGGAACTGTTCCCACTGCTAATTTTCATCGGGATCGGCGCCATGATCGACTTTGGACCGTTATTACAAAACCCATTCATGCTACTGTTCGGTGCAGCAGCACAGTTCGGGATCTTTGCCACCGTTTTTGTTGCTGTCTTCTTCGGTTTCAATATCAAAGAAGCGGCTTCAATTGGCATCATCGGTGCCGCAGACGGCCCGACTTCGATTTTCGTTTCGAACCAACTTGCGCCAAATCTGTTAGGGGCCATCACAGTCGCTGCGTATTCGTATATGGCATTGGTGCCAATCATCCAACCAATGGCCATCAAGGCAGTGACCACAAAACATGAACGCCGGATTCGGATGACTTATAAGGCAGAAGGCGTTTCAAAGACGACAAAAATTCTGTTTCCAATCATTATCACCATCATTGCCGGGTTTATTGCCCCAATTTCCTTACCGTTAGTTGGGTTCCTGATGTTTGGCAACCTGCTGCGAGAATGTGGGGTGCTCGATCGGCTGTCTAACACCGCGCAAAACGAATTGGTCAATATTGTGTCGATTCTGCTTGGGCTAACGATTTCCGTTAAATTACAAGCTGATCAATTCTTGAACATTCAAACATTGATGATCATTGCTTTTGGATTATTCGCCTTCATCATGGACTCTGTCGGGGGTGTATTGTTCGCCAAATTATTGAATCTTTTCCGTAAAGATAAGATTAACCCAATGATCGGGGCGGCCGGCATTTCCGCTTTCCCAATGTCGAGCCGAGTGATTCAAAAAATGGCAACCGATGAAGATCCACAGAACTTTGTTTTGATGTATGCCGTTGGCGCTAATGTTTCCGGTCAAATCGGCTCCGTCATTGCCGGCGGACTGTTACTATCATTCTTTGGCGCATAA
- a CDS encoding acetyl-CoA carboxylase biotin carboxyl carrier protein subunit, whose amino-acid sequence MLRKFKITIDGKTYLVEMEEIGGAPAAQPAPAAPATPAATPTPATPAAPAPAAPVAPTGEGEVVTAPMPGTVTKILVKDGDTVTENQPLMILEAMKMENEIVAPKAGTIGQVFATLNQNVNSGDNLISII is encoded by the coding sequence ATGTTGAGGAAATTCAAGATCACGATTGATGGGAAAACCTATTTGGTCGAAATGGAAGAAATTGGCGGTGCGCCAGCCGCCCAGCCTGCGCCGGCCGCACCAGCTACGCCAGCGGCAACGCCGACACCGGCCACACCAGCTGCGCCAGCACCTGCAGCTCCGGTTGCGCCGACTGGGGAAGGTGAAGTTGTCACTGCACCGATGCCAGGCACGGTCACCAAAATTTTGGTTAAAGACGGTGATACAGTCACGGAAAATCAGCCGCTGATGATTCTGGAAGCCATGAAGATGGAAAACGAAATTGTGGCTCCTAAGGCAGGTACCATCGGCCAGGTGTTTGCAACACTTAACCAGAATGTCAATTCCGGCGACAATCTCATCAGCATTATTTAA
- a CDS encoding CitMHS family transporter: MLLTVIAYAMIVVFMYVIMTKKLSPFTSLVMIPLLFAIIAMVAGVANKGTIGDFVLKGLTTTANTGIMLLFAILYFSIMLDAGLFDPITARMIKIAKGDPMKVLMATAIVAMAVSLNGDGTTTTLICCSAFIPIYKKLNMNMMNLGVLIILQNTIMNLLPWGGPTARAMAVLKVDADILTYLLPGMILALAYVVFYVAPRMGRAERKRLGVRELTDAEIDEMTSVVDPEVSEIRRPNLFLFNGILTIVLIAWLVASSFIKAIAMPPLLLFLVGTCIALMVNYPKLGDQSKRIGANGGDAVQVVILVFAAGVFMGLFQGTGMAEALAKSFTSIIPDSLAGFWGLVIALISAPGTFFLSNDGFYFGVMPVLATAGRAYGFTNMQMALASLMGQAFHLLSPLVAFIYLLLRLTGLDMGKWQREAGKYALGVFAIFVVTVMLFGHVPFYLPQK, encoded by the coding sequence ATGTTACTCACCGTCATTGCTTACGCCATGATCGTGGTCTTTATGTATGTCATCATGACTAAGAAACTTTCACCATTTACTTCCTTGGTTATGATCCCCCTGCTGTTTGCGATTATTGCGATGGTGGCCGGGGTGGCTAATAAAGGTACGATCGGCGATTTCGTGTTGAAGGGACTCACAACAACTGCCAACACGGGGATCATGCTCTTATTCGCAATTCTGTACTTCTCAATTATGTTAGACGCTGGTTTGTTTGATCCAATCACTGCCCGGATGATCAAAATCGCGAAGGGCGATCCGATGAAAGTCTTGATGGCAACCGCGATTGTTGCGATGGCCGTGTCACTAAACGGGGACGGTACGACGACAACTTTGATCTGCTGTTCCGCATTTATTCCAATCTATAAAAAGCTCAACATGAACATGATGAACTTAGGTGTTTTGATTATTTTGCAGAACACCATCATGAACTTACTGCCTTGGGGCGGCCCAACTGCCCGAGCAATGGCCGTGTTGAAAGTTGACGCTGATATTCTGACCTATCTGTTGCCAGGTATGATTCTTGCCTTAGCGTATGTTGTTTTCTACGTTGCACCGCGCATGGGCCGAGCAGAACGGAAACGGTTGGGTGTCCGAGAGTTAACGGATGCTGAAATCGATGAAATGACTTCCGTTGTCGACCCAGAAGTTTCTGAAATTCGGCGCCCGAACTTATTCCTTTTCAATGGTATTTTGACAATCGTCTTGATTGCTTGGTTGGTTGCAAGTTCCTTCATTAAAGCCATTGCAATGCCACCATTGTTGTTGTTCTTAGTTGGAACCTGTATCGCTTTAATGGTCAACTATCCGAAACTGGGCGACCAAAGCAAGCGGATCGGTGCTAACGGTGGCGATGCTGTCCAAGTTGTTATTCTTGTTTTTGCTGCTGGTGTCTTCATGGGTCTGTTCCAAGGTACTGGGATGGCAGAAGCGCTGGCCAAGAGTTTCACTTCCATTATTCCTGATTCATTGGCTGGCTTCTGGGGCCTTGTCATTGCCTTGATCTCTGCACCAGGGACCTTCTTCCTGAGTAACGACGGCTTCTACTTCGGAGTGATGCCGGTTCTGGCTACAGCTGGTCGAGCATATGGGTTCACCAACATGCAGATGGCGCTGGCTTCCTTGATGGGTCAGGCGTTCCACTTACTGTCACCATTAGTTGCCTTCATCTATCTGTTACTCCGGTTGACCGGCTTGGACATGGGTAAATGGCAGCGCGAAGCTGGTAAATATGCGTTAGGTGTGTTCGCTATCTTCGTTGTCACGGTGATGTTATTCGGTCACGTGCCATTCTACCTGCCGCAAAAATAA
- a CDS encoding RNA 2'-phosphotransferase: MMDKRLVKISKTLSMLLRHHPEKLGLVLDQYGRTDWKTLVRRFNAHYQMHLDRQVLQAIMAQSTKKRFALEGTTIRAVYGHSVPVMPLTPATEPPQWLYHGTSHQAATVIAKEGLLPMNRDFVHLSEDVATAQQVGARHDTHPVIYRIAARDAAKNGILFYPTSSRVWLVSELPASFLHHLTSYFRRP, translated from the coding sequence ATGATGGATAAGCGATTAGTCAAGATTAGCAAGACGTTAAGCATGCTCTTGCGCCACCATCCAGAAAAGTTGGGCTTGGTGTTAGATCAGTATGGTCGGACAGATTGGAAAACATTGGTGCGACGCTTCAATGCGCATTATCAAATGCATCTTGATCGCCAAGTCTTACAAGCTATTATGGCACAAAGCACTAAAAAGCGATTTGCATTGGAAGGAACAACGATTCGGGCGGTTTACGGTCATAGTGTGCCAGTCATGCCGCTCACACCAGCAACTGAACCACCGCAGTGGCTGTATCATGGCACCTCACATCAGGCGGCCACTGTGATTGCTAAGGAAGGCTTACTGCCGATGAATCGGGATTTTGTGCATCTGTCTGAAGATGTCGCCACTGCTCAGCAAGTCGGTGCCCGTCATGACACTCATCCAGTTATTTATCGCATTGCCGCCCGTGATGCAGCCAAAAACGGGATCCTCTTTTATCCCACGAGCAGTCGTGTGTGGCTTGTTTCTGAGCTGCCAGCAAGTTTTTTACATCATCTAACTTCATACTTTCGAAGACCGTAA
- a CDS encoding GNAT family N-acetyltransferase: MKLHFSKAQLNDLDTIMTIETAGFTPQEAATRTSMASRITNYPDTFIVARAGGTIVGYVVGPATDQPTITDDLFSTSQPNRPDDPYIAVLSLAVSPRHRHQNVGSQLLEQLTQVARTQNRQAITLTCLQRLIPFYEHQGFQNEGRAASTHAGEVWYNMVKKMLY; the protein is encoded by the coding sequence ATGAAACTGCATTTTTCAAAAGCACAATTGAACGACCTTGATACGATCATGACTATCGAAACAGCAGGATTTACGCCACAAGAGGCCGCCACTAGAACCAGCATGGCATCACGCATTACCAACTATCCGGACACCTTCATTGTTGCCCGCGCTGGTGGCACGATTGTTGGTTACGTAGTCGGGCCAGCAACTGATCAACCAACGATTACAGATGATCTTTTCAGTACTAGTCAGCCCAATCGGCCCGATGATCCGTACATCGCTGTCTTAAGCCTCGCTGTATCCCCGCGCCATCGTCATCAAAATGTCGGCTCTCAATTACTTGAGCAACTAACCCAGGTCGCACGTACACAAAACCGCCAAGCGATCACCTTAACCTGTCTACAACGGTTGATCCCTTTTTACGAACATCAAGGCTTTCAAAATGAAGGTCGTGCTGCCTCTACTCATGCTGGCGAAGTCTGGTACAACATGGTTAAAAAGATGCTCTACTGA
- a CDS encoding NADPH-dependent F420 reductase, which yields MKIGMIGSGNVGQVLTQLFVQAGNEVVIAHRGSVDALEDLARVLGAEAGTVEQAEAQEIVVLAVPFLAIKALPAPLAQDPIIIDATNYFPDRDAWIAEIERHKKTTSQVVAEHFQSSKVVKAFNTIGMTVLARLAQPEQPVDRIAVPYAGDDEQAKKVVASLIWTIGFEPFDLGGLATSFPAQADGPLFLVNETAPVLRQHLNPE from the coding sequence ATGAAAATTGGTATGATCGGATCAGGCAATGTCGGACAGGTTCTGACGCAACTTTTCGTGCAAGCAGGCAATGAAGTTGTCATCGCACATCGGGGTTCAGTCGATGCGCTAGAGGATTTAGCGCGCGTTCTAGGAGCAGAAGCTGGCACAGTTGAACAAGCCGAAGCACAAGAAATTGTCGTCTTGGCAGTGCCTTTTTTGGCGATTAAGGCTTTACCGGCACCATTGGCTCAAGATCCGATCATCATTGATGCCACCAATTATTTTCCTGATCGCGATGCGTGGATTGCTGAGATTGAACGTCATAAAAAAACGACGTCTCAGGTCGTCGCCGAGCATTTTCAATCAAGTAAAGTGGTCAAAGCGTTTAATACGATTGGGATGACCGTTCTCGCTAGGCTGGCACAACCTGAACAACCAGTTGATCGGATTGCGGTACCGTACGCCGGTGACGATGAACAGGCAAAAAAAGTGGTGGCGTCGTTAATCTGGACGATTGGTTTTGAACCGTTTGATCTAGGCGGTTTGGCAACAAGTTTTCCGGCGCAGGCAGATGGCCCGCTTTTTCTGGTCAACGAAACCGCCCCAGTGTTGCGCCAACATCTGAATCCCGAATAA
- a CDS encoding IS30 family transposase, producing the protein MAIITLIERSQIELMQHHTIQYIAATLGRSRISIRHELHRCPEGDYCAIIAQDHADTCRHRCGRHSILTPKLKRMVTEKLNLGWSPEMVGYAVHCAPHTIYHWIYQRQVDFQPSQLFDHGKRHKRRQDLRSRYNQAVGTSIEIRSESANRRTEKGHLEMDTVRGGRGSKAAVLTIVDRVTRLMATTKLENLSQNAVLKGFARLMVDFPGPVRSVTVDHGKEFSCDQALTKRYRIPVYFCHAYHPNERGTNERFNRELRYYFPKGTQFDQVSETDIQQATALINNKPRKCLRWQTPVQAVSKPLSRW; encoded by the coding sequence ATGGCCATTATAACCTTAATTGAACGATCTCAGATAGAACTGATGCAACACCACACGATTCAATACATCGCCGCGACCTTAGGCCGCTCTCGTATTTCTATTAGGCATGAGCTTCACCGTTGCCCTGAAGGTGATTACTGCGCCATTATAGCTCAGGATCATGCCGATACTTGTCGGCATCGTTGTGGTCGGCACTCGATTTTAACGCCTAAGTTGAAGCGGATGGTAACTGAGAAGCTAAACCTAGGTTGGTCCCCTGAAATGGTCGGTTATGCCGTTCACTGTGCGCCACACACGATTTACCACTGGATTTATCAAAGACAAGTCGATTTTCAGCCAAGCCAACTCTTTGATCACGGTAAACGTCATAAAAGAAGACAAGACCTTCGGTCGCGCTATAACCAAGCAGTAGGCACCTCAATTGAGATTCGCAGTGAGTCAGCTAATCGGCGAACCGAAAAAGGACATTTAGAGATGGATACAGTTCGCGGTGGTCGCGGGTCAAAGGCTGCTGTTTTGACCATTGTCGATCGGGTGACACGTTTAATGGCGACAACTAAGCTTGAAAACTTATCACAAAATGCTGTTCTCAAGGGATTTGCAAGACTGATGGTGGACTTTCCGGGTCCGGTTCGATCAGTGACGGTTGATCACGGTAAAGAGTTTTCCTGCGATCAGGCGCTTACAAAGCGCTATCGGATACCGGTTTACTTTTGCCACGCCTATCACCCGAATGAACGGGGCACAAATGAACGGTTCAATCGAGAACTTCGCTACTATTTCCCGAAGGGAACACAGTTTGATCAGGTTTCAGAGACCGATATTCAACAAGCCACAGCGCTTATCAATAACAAACCTAGAAAATGTCTCCGTTGGCAAACCCCAGTTCAAGCAGTGAGCAAGCCTCTTTCTAGGTGGTAA
- a CDS encoding PadR family transcriptional regulator, with the protein MATDTNSQMLKGILQGCLLILLSREELYGYAISEALNDFGFVDIPKGTIYPLLMTMERKGLLISHLRPSPDGPSRKYYAVTAEGMAARQTFQQQWSQLKDHVDQLINEEDKP; encoded by the coding sequence ATGGCAACAGATACCAATAGCCAAATGCTCAAGGGGATTCTTCAAGGCTGCCTGTTAATTCTGCTTTCCCGAGAAGAGCTTTACGGCTATGCCATCAGTGAGGCGCTTAACGATTTTGGCTTTGTTGATATTCCCAAAGGCACGATTTACCCACTCCTGATGACAATGGAGAGAAAAGGGTTGTTAATCAGTCATCTGCGTCCCTCACCTGACGGCCCCAGCCGCAAGTACTACGCCGTCACAGCAGAGGGTATGGCTGCGCGTCAAACTTTTCAACAGCAGTGGTCACAACTGAAAGACCATGTCGATCAGCTCATCAACGAGGAGGACAAGCCATGA
- a CDS encoding NADPH-dependent oxidoreductase, translating into MDLNDTLRHQLHHRSIRQFKPQHLSSATIRTLLDVAQHTATSMYLQLFSVIHIINPEIRAQIAKISTQTYLNGNGELFIFIADLNRVAKLTAAAGQSLDRLGRMDKFLQASADATLALQNMVVASESLGLGTVTLGSIQNDAQAMIELLHLPKYTFPLLGLAIGFPDDDPDEKPRMPQQLVAFTDHYDEPVPSPTAMTDFDRTVSHYYATRRGDPREESYTDLAIGAASTTPAKRGDLFKVLKHQGFFPES; encoded by the coding sequence TTGGATCTCAATGACACCCTTCGTCACCAACTGCACCATCGTTCCATCCGCCAGTTCAAGCCGCAGCATTTAAGCAGCGCCACTATTCGAACATTGCTGGATGTGGCGCAACATACAGCGACCTCAATGTACTTGCAGTTGTTTTCGGTTATTCACATTATCAATCCTGAAATTCGTGCACAAATTGCTAAAATCAGCACGCAGACCTATTTGAACGGCAATGGTGAGCTGTTCATTTTCATAGCAGACCTCAATCGCGTTGCGAAACTGACAGCAGCTGCTGGTCAATCACTGGATCGTCTTGGCCGAATGGATAAGTTTCTGCAGGCGAGTGCCGATGCTACACTTGCCTTACAAAATATGGTTGTCGCTTCCGAGAGTCTTGGCCTCGGAACGGTAACCCTTGGCAGTATTCAAAATGATGCGCAGGCCATGATTGAGCTTTTGCATCTACCTAAGTACACCTTTCCACTACTTGGTCTGGCGATTGGTTTTCCCGACGATGATCCAGACGAAAAGCCACGGATGCCACAGCAATTGGTTGCTTTCACCGACCACTATGATGAACCTGTCCCTTCACCAACAGCCATGACTGACTTTGACCGCACTGTTAGCCACTACTACGCCACTCGCCGCGGCGATCCGCGCGAAGAAAGCTATACCGATCTTGCGATTGGCGCTGCCAGCACCACGCCGGCAAAACGCGGCGATCTCTTCAAAGTCTTAAAACACCAAGGCTTTTTCCCGGAAAGCTGA
- a CDS encoding ABC transporter ATP-binding protein: MTTAIIELDHLQKNFGKFAALKDVSFTLAPGQVLGFLGPNGAGKSTTIRVILGLLKKSGGSVTIFGKDAWRDDAAIHPRIAYIPGDVYLWPNLSGGEIIDLLLRLNGRQHNQKTDELIKAFEFDPKKKARTYSKGNRQKVALIAALSQDADLYIFDEPTSGLDPLNEQTFQQEVLKLKKAGKSVLLSSHILSEVERMCDSIVIIRDGSVIESGNLDQLRHLSRIKIEVSTATRMTDLAKQAGVHDLTYRDSEHTKAVFTADRDALGTIMTTLAANTVVDMQSTPPTLEDLFLRYYGKQGETHAAQ, translated from the coding sequence ATGACAACAGCTATTATCGAACTTGACCATCTTCAAAAAAACTTTGGCAAGTTTGCCGCATTAAAAGATGTCAGTTTCACGTTGGCACCCGGTCAGGTTCTGGGTTTTCTAGGACCTAATGGGGCCGGCAAATCCACAACCATTCGAGTTATTTTAGGCTTATTAAAAAAGAGTGGCGGCTCAGTGACCATCTTCGGCAAAGATGCCTGGCGGGATGATGCGGCGATTCATCCACGCATCGCCTATATTCCTGGGGACGTTTATTTATGGCCAAATCTTTCTGGCGGCGAAATTATCGACCTATTGCTACGTTTAAATGGCCGCCAGCATAATCAAAAGACCGATGAACTAATCAAGGCCTTTGAATTTGATCCGAAGAAAAAAGCTCGTACCTATTCAAAAGGCAATCGTCAAAAAGTAGCGTTAATTGCTGCGTTGTCGCAAGATGCCGATCTGTATATTTTTGATGAACCCACTTCTGGGCTTGATCCATTGAATGAGCAGACTTTCCAGCAAGAAGTTTTAAAACTGAAAAAAGCCGGTAAAAGTGTGCTGCTATCAAGCCACATTTTGTCCGAAGTCGAGCGAATGTGTGATTCAATTGTTATCATCCGTGATGGTAGTGTGATTGAGAGCGGCAATCTTGATCAATTGCGGCATCTATCGCGGATTAAAATTGAAGTCAGCACCGCTACCCGAATGACTGATTTGGCAAAGCAAGCAGGCGTTCACGACCTCACTTATCGCGATTCCGAGCACACCAAGGCGGTTTTCACCGCTGATCGAGACGCGCTTGGCACCATCATGACCACACTGGCCGCCAACACCGTGGTCGACATGCAATCAACGCCACCTACGCTTGAAGATTTATTCCTGCGTTATTATGGAAAGCAAGGTGAGACTCATGCGGCACAGTAA